The following are from one region of the Mauremys reevesii isolate NIE-2019 linkage group 2, ASM1616193v1, whole genome shotgun sequence genome:
- the MTERF1 gene encoding transcription termination factor 1, mitochondrial isoform X3, whose amino-acid sequence MMINSGRTVLQRYLQQLIPMAARGLLHMKNSLLYNMNCIWLIRFSTEIVLRPVSSRHFCLKTDSAVAKSCQENGILVNNLACMGVDVKMARRRQPGVLKKLITNEEGLKRFLQSKGATNEVIASIISRYPRAITRSYESLEKRWELWRSILMTDLEIVNILGRSPESFFRSSNNINMEKNITFFCSLGLTSKHLCNMLTRAPRAFSNRVELNKQMTDLLHEICLSLGGENPNDFVKHIISKNVFILLRSSKQVSANFEFLQSFHLSNEELLALLHGCGADILDLSNEYIKKNFTNAKEKLLSLGCTEREVDRFFISYPRVLFLSSKNLSDKIDCLLQAKIDIKQIVEMSRVLDVSIGTVRSRVKELEKTNYDFKTYGIGILTLSKRRFEAKLEKLHSA is encoded by the exons ATG ATGATAAACAGTGGACGTACAGTACTACAAAGATACTTGCAGCAGCTGATCCCTATGGCAGCCAGGGGACTGTTGCACATGAAAAACTCACTTCTTTACAATATGAATTGCATCTGGCTGATTAGATTTTCAACAGAGATTGTGCTCAGACCTGTGTCTTCTAGGCACTTCTGTCTGAAGACAGACAGTGCTGTTGCAAAGTCATGCCAGGAGAATGGCATTCTAGTAAACAATCTGGCATGCATGGGAGTGGATGTCAAAATGGCAAGAAGGCGACAACCTGGAGTTCTGAAGAAGCTGATCACAAATGAAGAGGGCCTCAAAAGGTTTCTGCAAAGCAAAGGGGCTACTAATGAAGTCATTGCCAGCATCATCTCACGTTATCCACGAGCCATCACACGTTCCTATGAGTCTCTTGAAAAACGCTGGGAACTTTGGAGAAGTATTTTGATGACTGATTTGGAAATTGTAAATATTCTGGGACGTTCTCCTGAGTCTTTCTTTCGTTCCAGTAATAACATCAATATGGagaaaaatattacatttttctgTTCTCTTGGGCTAACCTCTAAACACCTTTGCAATATGTTGACTAGAGCACCTCGGGCATTTTCTAACAGAGTGGAGCTGAATAAACAGAtgactgacctcctgcatgagATCTGTTTGTCTTTAGGTGGTGAAAACCCAAATGATTTTGTGAAGCACATCATTTCTAAAAATGTCTTCATCCTCCTGCGGAGCAGCAAGCAAGTGAGCGCAAACTTTGAGTTCCTGCAATCTTTCCATCTGAGCAATGAGGAATTACTAGCTCTGCTACATGGCTGTGGAGCTGACATTTTGGACTTATCTAATGAATATATCAAAAAAAACTTTACAAATGCTAAAGAGAAGCTGTTATCTCTTGGGTGCACTGAAAGAGAGGTGGATAGATTTTTCATTAGCTATCCACGAGTGCTCTTTCTTTCATCCAAGAACCTCAGTGATAAAATAGATTGCCTCTTGCAAGCAAAGATTGACATTAAACAAATAGTTGAAATGTCTCGTGTTCTGGATGTAAGTATCGGTACTGTAAGAAGCAGAGTCAAGGAACTGGAAAAAACTAATTATGACTTCAAAACCTATGGAATTGGCATCCTTACTTTAagtaaaaggagatttgaagctAAATTGGAAAAATTACATAGTGCATAG
- the MTERF1 gene encoding transcription termination factor 1, mitochondrial isoform X1, giving the protein MRKTPDRNVMMINSGRTVLQRYLQQLIPMAARGLLHMKNSLLYNMNCIWLIRFSTEIVLRPVSSRHFCLKTDSAVAKSCQENGILVNNLACMGVDVKMARRRQPGVLKKLITNEEGLKRFLQSKGATNEVIASIISRYPRAITRSYESLEKRWELWRSILMTDLEIVNILGRSPESFFRSSNNINMEKNITFFCSLGLTSKHLCNMLTRAPRAFSNRVELNKQMTDLLHEICLSLGGENPNDFVKHIISKNVFILLRSSKQVSANFEFLQSFHLSNEELLALLHGCGADILDLSNEYIKKNFTNAKEKLLSLGCTEREVDRFFISYPRVLFLSSKNLSDKIDCLLQAKIDIKQIVEMSRVLDVSIGTVRSRVKELEKTNYDFKTYGIGILTLSKRRFEAKLEKLHSA; this is encoded by the exons ATGAGGAAGACTCCGGACCGCAACGTGATG ATGATAAACAGTGGACGTACAGTACTACAAAGATACTTGCAGCAGCTGATCCCTATGGCAGCCAGGGGACTGTTGCACATGAAAAACTCACTTCTTTACAATATGAATTGCATCTGGCTGATTAGATTTTCAACAGAGATTGTGCTCAGACCTGTGTCTTCTAGGCACTTCTGTCTGAAGACAGACAGTGCTGTTGCAAAGTCATGCCAGGAGAATGGCATTCTAGTAAACAATCTGGCATGCATGGGAGTGGATGTCAAAATGGCAAGAAGGCGACAACCTGGAGTTCTGAAGAAGCTGATCACAAATGAAGAGGGCCTCAAAAGGTTTCTGCAAAGCAAAGGGGCTACTAATGAAGTCATTGCCAGCATCATCTCACGTTATCCACGAGCCATCACACGTTCCTATGAGTCTCTTGAAAAACGCTGGGAACTTTGGAGAAGTATTTTGATGACTGATTTGGAAATTGTAAATATTCTGGGACGTTCTCCTGAGTCTTTCTTTCGTTCCAGTAATAACATCAATATGGagaaaaatattacatttttctgTTCTCTTGGGCTAACCTCTAAACACCTTTGCAATATGTTGACTAGAGCACCTCGGGCATTTTCTAACAGAGTGGAGCTGAATAAACAGAtgactgacctcctgcatgagATCTGTTTGTCTTTAGGTGGTGAAAACCCAAATGATTTTGTGAAGCACATCATTTCTAAAAATGTCTTCATCCTCCTGCGGAGCAGCAAGCAAGTGAGCGCAAACTTTGAGTTCCTGCAATCTTTCCATCTGAGCAATGAGGAATTACTAGCTCTGCTACATGGCTGTGGAGCTGACATTTTGGACTTATCTAATGAATATATCAAAAAAAACTTTACAAATGCTAAAGAGAAGCTGTTATCTCTTGGGTGCACTGAAAGAGAGGTGGATAGATTTTTCATTAGCTATCCACGAGTGCTCTTTCTTTCATCCAAGAACCTCAGTGATAAAATAGATTGCCTCTTGCAAGCAAAGATTGACATTAAACAAATAGTTGAAATGTCTCGTGTTCTGGATGTAAGTATCGGTACTGTAAGAAGCAGAGTCAAGGAACTGGAAAAAACTAATTATGACTTCAAAACCTATGGAATTGGCATCCTTACTTTAagtaaaaggagatttgaagctAAATTGGAAAAATTACATAGTGCATAG
- the MTERF1 gene encoding transcription termination factor 1, mitochondrial isoform X4, producing MINSGRTVLQRYLQQLIPMAARGLLHMKNSLLYNMNCIWLIRFSTEIVLRPVSSRHFCLKTDSAVAKSCQENGILVNNLACMGVDVKMARRRQPGVLKKLITNEEGLKRFLQSKGATNEVIASIISRYPRAITRSYESLEKRWELWRSILMTDLEIVNILGRSPESFFRSSNNINMEKNITFFCSLGLTSKHLCNMLTRAPRAFSNRVELNKQMTDLLHEICLSLGGENPNDFVKHIISKNVFILLRSSKQVSANFEFLQSFHLSNEELLALLHGCGADILDLSNEYIKKNFTNAKEKLLSLGCTEREVDRFFISYPRVLFLSSKNLSDKIDCLLQAKIDIKQIVEMSRVLDVSIGTVRSRVKELEKTNYDFKTYGIGILTLSKRRFEAKLEKLHSA from the coding sequence ATGATAAACAGTGGACGTACAGTACTACAAAGATACTTGCAGCAGCTGATCCCTATGGCAGCCAGGGGACTGTTGCACATGAAAAACTCACTTCTTTACAATATGAATTGCATCTGGCTGATTAGATTTTCAACAGAGATTGTGCTCAGACCTGTGTCTTCTAGGCACTTCTGTCTGAAGACAGACAGTGCTGTTGCAAAGTCATGCCAGGAGAATGGCATTCTAGTAAACAATCTGGCATGCATGGGAGTGGATGTCAAAATGGCAAGAAGGCGACAACCTGGAGTTCTGAAGAAGCTGATCACAAATGAAGAGGGCCTCAAAAGGTTTCTGCAAAGCAAAGGGGCTACTAATGAAGTCATTGCCAGCATCATCTCACGTTATCCACGAGCCATCACACGTTCCTATGAGTCTCTTGAAAAACGCTGGGAACTTTGGAGAAGTATTTTGATGACTGATTTGGAAATTGTAAATATTCTGGGACGTTCTCCTGAGTCTTTCTTTCGTTCCAGTAATAACATCAATATGGagaaaaatattacatttttctgTTCTCTTGGGCTAACCTCTAAACACCTTTGCAATATGTTGACTAGAGCACCTCGGGCATTTTCTAACAGAGTGGAGCTGAATAAACAGAtgactgacctcctgcatgagATCTGTTTGTCTTTAGGTGGTGAAAACCCAAATGATTTTGTGAAGCACATCATTTCTAAAAATGTCTTCATCCTCCTGCGGAGCAGCAAGCAAGTGAGCGCAAACTTTGAGTTCCTGCAATCTTTCCATCTGAGCAATGAGGAATTACTAGCTCTGCTACATGGCTGTGGAGCTGACATTTTGGACTTATCTAATGAATATATCAAAAAAAACTTTACAAATGCTAAAGAGAAGCTGTTATCTCTTGGGTGCACTGAAAGAGAGGTGGATAGATTTTTCATTAGCTATCCACGAGTGCTCTTTCTTTCATCCAAGAACCTCAGTGATAAAATAGATTGCCTCTTGCAAGCAAAGATTGACATTAAACAAATAGTTGAAATGTCTCGTGTTCTGGATGTAAGTATCGGTACTGTAAGAAGCAGAGTCAAGGAACTGGAAAAAACTAATTATGACTTCAAAACCTATGGAATTGGCATCCTTACTTTAagtaaaaggagatttgaagctAAATTGGAAAAATTACATAGTGCATAG
- the MTERF1 gene encoding transcription termination factor 1, mitochondrial isoform X2 — translation MQPRRFREMINSGRTVLQRYLQQLIPMAARGLLHMKNSLLYNMNCIWLIRFSTEIVLRPVSSRHFCLKTDSAVAKSCQENGILVNNLACMGVDVKMARRRQPGVLKKLITNEEGLKRFLQSKGATNEVIASIISRYPRAITRSYESLEKRWELWRSILMTDLEIVNILGRSPESFFRSSNNINMEKNITFFCSLGLTSKHLCNMLTRAPRAFSNRVELNKQMTDLLHEICLSLGGENPNDFVKHIISKNVFILLRSSKQVSANFEFLQSFHLSNEELLALLHGCGADILDLSNEYIKKNFTNAKEKLLSLGCTEREVDRFFISYPRVLFLSSKNLSDKIDCLLQAKIDIKQIVEMSRVLDVSIGTVRSRVKELEKTNYDFKTYGIGILTLSKRRFEAKLEKLHSA, via the exons ATGCAACCAAGAAGGTTTAGAGAA ATGATAAACAGTGGACGTACAGTACTACAAAGATACTTGCAGCAGCTGATCCCTATGGCAGCCAGGGGACTGTTGCACATGAAAAACTCACTTCTTTACAATATGAATTGCATCTGGCTGATTAGATTTTCAACAGAGATTGTGCTCAGACCTGTGTCTTCTAGGCACTTCTGTCTGAAGACAGACAGTGCTGTTGCAAAGTCATGCCAGGAGAATGGCATTCTAGTAAACAATCTGGCATGCATGGGAGTGGATGTCAAAATGGCAAGAAGGCGACAACCTGGAGTTCTGAAGAAGCTGATCACAAATGAAGAGGGCCTCAAAAGGTTTCTGCAAAGCAAAGGGGCTACTAATGAAGTCATTGCCAGCATCATCTCACGTTATCCACGAGCCATCACACGTTCCTATGAGTCTCTTGAAAAACGCTGGGAACTTTGGAGAAGTATTTTGATGACTGATTTGGAAATTGTAAATATTCTGGGACGTTCTCCTGAGTCTTTCTTTCGTTCCAGTAATAACATCAATATGGagaaaaatattacatttttctgTTCTCTTGGGCTAACCTCTAAACACCTTTGCAATATGTTGACTAGAGCACCTCGGGCATTTTCTAACAGAGTGGAGCTGAATAAACAGAtgactgacctcctgcatgagATCTGTTTGTCTTTAGGTGGTGAAAACCCAAATGATTTTGTGAAGCACATCATTTCTAAAAATGTCTTCATCCTCCTGCGGAGCAGCAAGCAAGTGAGCGCAAACTTTGAGTTCCTGCAATCTTTCCATCTGAGCAATGAGGAATTACTAGCTCTGCTACATGGCTGTGGAGCTGACATTTTGGACTTATCTAATGAATATATCAAAAAAAACTTTACAAATGCTAAAGAGAAGCTGTTATCTCTTGGGTGCACTGAAAGAGAGGTGGATAGATTTTTCATTAGCTATCCACGAGTGCTCTTTCTTTCATCCAAGAACCTCAGTGATAAAATAGATTGCCTCTTGCAAGCAAAGATTGACATTAAACAAATAGTTGAAATGTCTCGTGTTCTGGATGTAAGTATCGGTACTGTAAGAAGCAGAGTCAAGGAACTGGAAAAAACTAATTATGACTTCAAAACCTATGGAATTGGCATCCTTACTTTAagtaaaaggagatttgaagctAAATTGGAAAAATTACATAGTGCATAG